One region of Syngnathus scovelli strain Florida chromosome 15, RoL_Ssco_1.2, whole genome shotgun sequence genomic DNA includes:
- the tmprss15 gene encoding enteropeptidase has translation MRGRGGCSPFPFLLVALCVVLLCCAVLTALMWTHSSPPEAEVHPVTCPPSHTSCERSSTCVHVDRLCDGIDDCADASDEDAARCATTCDGQFALHGPTGWFASSANSSFCRWIIRVQRGFSVRVNFHKFENRENVHIVRLYEGLGPEKKMAAELSGSTPPETVWLLTARSTIEFFSDNLEDASGFNATFRASDLSKLSDSEKLSCTFEHGFCFWRQEHEDDGDWLRSRGATFPPLSGPSIDHTLGNGSGFYLITPLSPGQWLKTFRIYSLPLTGPNQTMCLGFWYHMFGEDVHRLQLSLRDAYSGGVDAVVFRRDGNYGDHWNYGQVLLNSTTDTQIVFEALKKGGMRNDIALDDITLMPQPCGPAPPEPTLVPTPAPVPTVSADCGGPFDVWEPNSTFSSPNYPQAYGNGARCVWTLHALPGRNIHVHFLDFDVEDNYDVVELRDGVGPNSTLLAVLTGSGGAARDLFSTRNRVTVWFFTDSSGNGRGFKANFTSGVGLGSSEPCAAEQFQCDTGSCIHGKRQCDGRVDCADASDEANCVVLQEDASGRLRFQMASSQYAVCGDTWTPRLSVFICQYLGYRSGVSTLLPAVPGDSPFASVEVTANGSLESSVSERCVSHRVVSLRCDNQPCGLRLVTSDTVDQSADGEVRVVGGSDAAKGAWPWMVSLHWNGRHVCGAALLGRRWLLTAAHCVYGKERPLGRWSAKLGLRAQSQAGAVHSFQIDAVIINPHYNRVSKEADIAMMHLSTPANFTDLIQPVCLPENAGELTAEKKCWIAGWGRQAEEGSLPDILQEAKVPLVSQVSCQRALPEYTITSKMLCAGFPEGGVDSCQGDSGGPLMCEEEGHWTLIGVTSFGMGCGRPERPGVYARVSAFVSWMAETRRSWSPS, from the exons AGGCGGAGGTGCATCCAGTCACGTGTCCCCCGTCCCACACTTCCTGCGAACGCTCGTCCACGTGCGTCCACGTTGACCGGCTGTGCGACGGCATCGACGACTGCGCCGACGCTTCCGACGAAGACGCCGCTCGCTGCG CAACGACCTGTGACGGACAGTTCGCACTGCACGGCCCAACGGGATGGTTTGCCTCTTCCGCAAACAGCAGCTTCTGTCGCTGGATCATCAG GGTCCAAAGGGGATTTTCTGTTCGGGTCAACTTCCACAAGTTTGAAAACCGAGAAAATGTCCATATCGTGAGACTTTACGAAGGGCTTGGTCCCGAGAAGAAGATGGCAG CCGAGCTCTCGGGCTCCACCCCTCCCGAGACTGTGTGGCTTCTGACGGCCCGATCCACGATTGAGTTTTTCTCAGACAATTTGGAAGATGCGTCGGGATTCAACGCCACCTTCCGTGCCAGCGACCTCTCGAAACTGTCAG ATTCGGAGAAGCTTTCCTGCACATTTGAGCACGGCTTTTGCTTCTGGAGGCAGGAACACGAAGACGACGGTGACTGGCTTCGGAGCAGAGGCGCCACATTTCCGCCGCTCAGTGGCCCAAGCATAGATCACACGCTAGGAAACGGGTCGG GTTTCTACTTGATCACCCCTCTGAGTCCTGGCCAATGGCTGAAGACTTTCAGGATCTACAGCCTGCCTCTAACTGGGCCCAATCAGACAATGTGCCTTGGCTTTTG GTATCACATGTTTGGGGAAGACGTCCACCGTCTTCAACTGTCGCTACGTGACGCATATTCAGGCGGCGTGGACGCGGTGGTATTCCGCAGGGACGGGAACTATGGTGACCACTGGAACTACGGACAAGTGCTCCTCAACTCTACCACTGACACTCAG ATTGTGTTTGAAGCTCTGAAGAAAGGCGGGATGAGAAATGACATTGCGTTGGATGACATCACTTTGATGCCCCAGCCTTGCGGGCCCGCCCCTCCGGAACCCACCTTAGTGCCCACTCCGGCACCTGTCCCCACCGTGTCGG CTGACTGCGGCGGTCCTTTTGACGTGTGGGAGCCAAACTCCACCTTCAGTTCACCAAATTACCCGCAAGCCTACGGGAACGGAGCTCGCT GCGTGTGGACGCTCCACGCTCTGCCAGGTCGAAACATCCACGTCCACTTCCTAGACTTTGATGTCGAAGACAACTACGACGTAGTGGAGCTGCGTGACGGGGTGGGGCCTAACTCTACCTTACTGG CCGTTCTCACGGGGAGCGGCGGCGCCGCCCGAGACTTGTTCTCAACACGCAATCGGGTGACCGTCTGGTTCTTCACGGACAGCTCGGGTAACGGACGGGGATTCAAAGCCAACTTTACCTCCGGGGTTGGCCTGGGGTCTTCAG AACCGTGCGCCGCGGAGCAGTTCCAATGTGACACGGGCAGCTGTATCCATGGAAAGCGTCAGTGCGACGGGAGGGTGGACTGCGCCGACGCTTCCGACGAAGCCAACTGTG TCGTGTTGCAGGAGGACGCCTCCGGTCGTCTCCGCTTTCAGATGGCCTCCTCTCAGTACGCGGTGTGCGGAGACACCTGGACCCCGCGCCTGTCTGTCTTCATCTGTCAGTACTTGGGATACAG GTCGGGGGTGTCCACGCTGCTGCCCGCCGTGCCGGGAGATTCACCTTTCGCCAGCGTCGAGGTCACCGCTAACGGAAGTCTGGAATCCAGCGTGAG CGAGCGTTGCGTGAGCCACCGCGTGGTTTCCCTCCGCTGTGACAATCAGC CATGCGGCCTTCGTCTCGTCACCAGCGACACTGTCGACCAATCGGCAGATG GGGAGGTCCGAGTGGTGGGTGGGTCGGACGCCGCCAAAGGGGCGTGGCCGTGGATGGTGTCGCTGCACTGGAACGGTCGCCACGTGTGCGGTGCCGCTTTGCTCGGTCGCCGTTGGCTGCTGACTGCCGCCCACTGCGTGTACGG GAAGGAGCGCCCACTGGGCCGCTGGTCGGCCAAGTTGGGTCTTCGGGCTCAGAGCCAGGCCGGTGCCGTGCACTCGTTCCAAATTGATGCCGTGATCATCAACCCGCACTACAACAGAGTCAGCAAAGAGGCCGACATTGCCATGATGCACCTGAGCACGCCCGCCAACTTCACTG ATCTGATCCAGCCAGTGTGTTTGCCTGAAAACGCTGGAGAGTTGACAGCTGAAAAGAAATGTTGGATTGCCGGATGGGGGAGGCAGGCTGAGGAGG GTTCTCTTCCAGACATTCTGCAGGAGGCCAAGGTTCCCCTGGTGAGCCAGGTCTCGTGCCAGCGCGCCTTGCCCGAGTACACCATCACGTCCAAAATGCTGTGCGCGGGCTTCCCAGAGGGCGGAGTGGACTCGTGTCAG GGCGACTCTGGCGGCCCGCTTATGTGTGAGGAGGAAGGACACTGGACTCTGATTG GTGTCACGTCCTTTGGGATGGGttgcggtcggcccgaacgacccGGCGTTTACGCTAGAGTCTCGGCCTTTGTCTCCTGGATGGCAGAAACGCGACGCTCCTGGTCACCATCATGA